GTATGACACGAGTATCAAATCCATGACCTTTTGCCAAGCTTACgcaaatgctctaccagttgagcaaCAAGAAATGTTTAAATTATGGGAATAAATGGCCCTTCCCTTATTTTCAATAGATCATGTATAAGGAATTAGACCTCGTCCGGTGTGAAGCAAAACTGGATGCCTTTAAGCTCTGTGATCTGTTCAACACTATCCCAGAGCTGCAGAGGAATGCGCTGCTGTTGTACACGCATATCAAAGACTACTGCAGAATCACGGGAAGCACGTACATTCCGCAAGACATGCTGGAGGAGAGGATGGAGCACGTGCTTGTTTGGGAAGCTGTCCATTTTCTTGAGGAGCTAGGTGTGCTGAAGAGGGAGAGGAAGAAGGTGATACTTCGAAACTTCTTCGGCTATGAGAAAGGCATTGGTGAATGCCTTAAATCCCTGGTGGACGGAAAACCCTGGAAAATCCAATTGGATGTCCGAGAGGTTCTTTCCCAGGCTCAGCGGGAAAGATTGAGGGCCAAGGCTTGTGAATCTGATGCGAAAACGTCATTACCAGAACCAGAGCACGTGGATCTCGCTGACGTCCAGCTTGGTTCTTCAAACGTAGACCACGATGGGATAACGATGCCGTGTTTATCAGACTCTGACTCAGATTCAGATCAAGCTGTTGTCGATTTGGACCCCGATCAGGTGCGGGCGGCAGAAATGATGTGCGACAACCCCGTGACGGTGATCAGTGGAAAGGGGGGTTGTGGAAAGACCACGGTGGTGAGTCTGGTCTTCAAGGCGGCCATGCAGCAGCAGGCAAGTGACATGGAAGAGGTTTCGAAAGCTTGTAAGGACTTTCAGAATGACTCTAGGAATGGAATGATGCTAGACCAATCCATGGAAGAGGAAGACGGTATGGAGGGCGACGGTGATGATGACGAAAAGCCAATAGAAGTTCTCCTCTCGGCTCCTACAGGGAGAGCAGCTTCACTTCTCACTAAGAGAACCAGTTTTACGGCTTACACCATGCACCaggtaaatgtttttattttattttgtaatggaTAACATACAACCAGTGGGTCATTGCTGCAAAATAATTCCAACAGGATGACTAGGAACTATCATGCTCAGTTGACCACAGAATGATAGACCAGTATAACCATTTGTACAAGTTGAtcgtagtttttttttactttttacatcaGGTTTTATGGAGTTTCATGAATAGAAAAAAAGATGAGTTCGGGGAACCCAAAGACTGGAAGTTCTCAAAGGTGCGAGTGCTGGTGGTGGATGAAGGCAGTCTTGTGTCGGTTCAGATCCTTCACTCCCTCCTCAACATGCTTACCAAACATGCACAACTCCAGAAGTTCATACTTTTGggtaaaacttttatttttatttgacaaaaaaaaaaaaaaatacaattacgtatttaaaatgttttcgtAATTGCAGGAGATGTGAGACAGTTGCCAAGCATTGATCCTGGAAACACACTGTATGATCTGTTTGAGGGTCTCAGGGCGGTCCGCTGGGCCATCGAGATGCGGACAAACCATCGCGCCGAGTCTGAGCTCATTGTTAGAAACGCTGGACTGTGAGCAGATAGCTGTTTATATTTGGTGCACTAGATGAATCTCATATGATTGTGTATTGCTTTGTTGTATTTTGTAGCCCAGTCCTCATGACCTTTTAATCACATTTGTTCTTTCTGTAAACCTTTAGAATTTCAGAGATGGGTAAAAAGAAATGGTATAGCCCATTGGAGTTTGATGCCATCATAAACATGGCTGATCCCTCGACAATCCCATCTGAtaaaaggtttatttttgtCCAGATCTGTGGGGAAGACTATAATACGGGTGAGTTTACATTACATTCTGATTgaatatatgggtgattctcacgaaaacttgatttaaaaaaaaaatgatcttacctggtagcaatcttgaagtaactggtccatgtgcttggtcactcaaaatcaaactttattaaaattctgtatgtgtgcttaaactgtcctcaaaaagtgttgcagaggatgagaacattaggcatggacacatcattttcctaatttttcttcattattattatacatgaatattcagtaaatattttttctgtcatctaaagtagtctagcaaaacatccatttattttttttcttaatatttttgtgttaatttgattaaattacaacataacgcatgttcaaacacagccggacacattgcggtaatgagaatttcagcagaaaatgagataaaatttccaattataaattcttatgttgaaatcacacattgtgcaaggtagaacacagtattgtgttaattctgatgctttttaatgttactatattacactttttaaagctaaaatcattagtgccgtggtgtttcaatggtttcgtgagaatcacccacatatataataaatatataatatgtaACCTAGGTGCTGTTGGCTTCGCTGTCAGATGCATCTAAATCGCTTTTTCGGAGACATGTGTCTCCTGTGTAGGTGTGAACCAAATTGTCTCATACAATCAGTATAACAAAGAGGCTTTTTAATCAAAGAACCACTGCTGGGTTCTCAGGATGTTCTGGATAGATTTAAGGCCCTGGTTACACTTGGTATTGACATGCGTCTTGGTCAAGATCACAAGTGGACCAGAAGACTCTGTCCTGATTATTTCCCTCTGCTTTCGTTAAAACATTAGTGGGAGAAAAGGTTAAAGTTGATGCTGGCTGGTGCTGTGGTCGATCGCGGTTGGTCCATGATCCGTGCGCGTGCGGTTCGCGGATtgatacgcaaatttaaatagagaaagtttatcatttgaaCATGTTTCGAAGGCTTTGATGAAATATAATTTGaagtcattgtttttgttttattaattattatcataTGTATCTGTTCACctaaatatgaaagaaacagCAAGATGGTGgtacagacttaagtaggtaaattgaggttactgtttttattagaaaaagaatactggggagataattttgtttgtatgtgccctgtcaagaacagaacgattttatgttcgcttgctttttgaaacgcgtctctccgtgtatgcactaTTGAATGCACTTAAACGCGCGTGCACACACAGATGAAATGCCGGTTGTCtgtgaactagtaaaaacaaaagatttaatttgaacgtgcaaacagcagcgacagatcaacaacagaaccaggattcatacattatcagatattcacgcaacattaccttattaaaaagcacgcgatcagtccagaggattaatatccaaaaagggcagattgtctccgtttcatctaccacagtggtcatttctgaagcaggatgcttttcagaaagttttgcttttgcgtcgTCTCTTTCCGTTTGTTCAAAAAGAAAGATGTTTATGGACAAGGTCAGAGGCCATCAGCGAACGTCTGTCCGGATGCGCGCGAGACGGACTGCGTCGACACgcaccatgtattaacaaatattttaactgataatgttaatcggtcataaattcttaccttcggttaaacggttaaacggtcaatgtgaGCATCCCTAGTAGGGATGATCACAAATGACTGGAGCTGGACGAACACATTTAACCGCATTGTGCATCTGTGAgtacagaaagctgctcactttagcgcctttgtggttaaattgttgaAATCACTTCAATGTTAAAATTTGCAAGCTGTTGGAAACTTTTTTAGCAAAGACCACGAGACTTGGATTTCCTCGAGCAGTAGTCTTTATTGCAGAAAGTGTTCTTCGAATCAGAGCATAGAGCCCTGGAGCTGCAGTAACCAAGTCTGACTTTGGGTATACATGCATTACATTTAAAGCCATTCAGATGGAAACAATGCCTTCAGATTACAATATAAACATCAAAGAAAGGTTACAGTCAGGCAAGAAAGGACAGCTGTAAACGCATCCCCTTTGATCAGACAACCATTACACCAGGAAGGGGTCTGTGTAAACGCATCCCAGATCATCCCCCTTTGAGTAGATAACAAATGGTCAATTTGCCCTATGAAAACAAAGGCATGCATTCCAGCTAATAGCTACCATTATCTTGctgtttctttcatatttaagtgaacagatacatatgataataattactaaaacaaaaacaatgacttcaaattatatttcatcaaagcctttgaaacacgttcaaatgataaactttctctatttaaatttgcgtattaatccgcgaatcgcatgcgTACGGATCatggatcaactgcgatccatCACAGCACTAGCTAGCATCAACTTTAACCTTTTCTCCCACTAATGTTTTAACGAAAGCAGAGGGAAATAATCAGGACAGAGTCTTCTGGTCCACTTGTGATCTTGACCAAGACGCATGTCAATACCAAGTGTAACCAGGGCCTTAAATCTATCCAGAACATCCTGAGAACCCAGCAGTGGTTCTTTGATTAAAAAGCCTCTTTGTTATACTGATTGTATGAGACAAATTGGTTCACACCTACATGGGGCATCCCgagcgaattgagcattgccgcgggaaacgcacaagtgaaaaaaatctgaacttagGCAGATTTCCGCACcgctttaaccaatcaggaccttgctgtagtagtgacgtgattacaggaagagAGCAGAGTCTAAGCGAACTCgcataagcccctcccatgacgcaaatttccgagtgaatgtctcaaatgactagaTTTTTAGGCCAATGaggcgagtaaactcaaatgttcaagtgtcGCTTTTGCCGCCTCTATGGTgtattcacaccagccgcggtaaagATCATGCTGAACACTGTGGGTTCGCGCTAGAAGTCAGGACCAAAGGAAAAACATtcatgaaaaacaaaacacacagtAACATTTTATTCAATAACACATTTTTGGTTCACGTTTCAAATGCCCACAGCAtttataaatgtttggttatattaacaataaaattGTTAAGTGTACGTTCATGTTTACCGatacaacattttaataaaggaGTTAACTAATGTTGACAAAAACAATGAATTGACCCATCGCTGACATGACATATTTGGAAACAAAGGCTGAtaagaaatatttatttatttctatttatttttatctgtCTTTTTGATTTCTTTTGTTGCTTAGGCCTCTGGAATGCCATAAAATTTTTACTTGAGAAAGGTCCTGGACTTGAAGATCATAAAACATCACAATTTGTGGCTTTTAGGAGGTAAGGCCTCATTTAAAGATCTTTACTGTATAAGTAACTAGGAACAGTCTAGATGTGTAATAAGCAAGAATTAAACATGTTAACAAAAGTTATGACCATTTACAATGCATAACATAATTTTTGTTGCATAGGTTAGtttgattatttttaaaacGCAGAACgatataaccataaacatttgGATCATCTACCCATTGTCAATCTTTGTAAACTGATTTTGTTTATTCAGTCAATGTTAACATGTCCACAATGTTACGTACATGCTGATCTTTTCAATAAAGTTGTTTTTGCTTACAGGAAAGACTGTCAGTTGATCAATGAGCTTTgctgcacacattattccagtCATGTTACAAAGTAAGTAAAACTAAtagtaagtaaaaaaaaaggacAATTACCACTTCATTAAGAGGCTTTTcacatattttacttttttagaaGCTTATAAGGGTTAATGTAgcttttaatgtttgttttcttaaaaacaggACTCACAAAAACACATTAGACTTTCGAGTGGGCGATAAAGTTTGCTGCACAAAGAACGGCTACATCTCTGAAAAAGACTCAAAAACGACACAAAACGACTCTTTGCTTGATGCAGCTGGAGCTTCTCATCATGGCTCTCAAAGTTCTCGTAACACTCTCGAAGCCTCCTTCAATGCTACTGGATCTTCACGAAATATTTCAGAATCCCAGAAAAATGACAAGTCTGAAGTGAAAAAAGAACGACTGTGCAATGGTGAAATTTTCTTCATTAAAGAGGTACAGGACTTAGACTTTAATAATGCCAAAAATCGGCAATTCTCGGTCTGAATTGTGCACTCGCTGAATTCATTCTGTGAATCAAATCTCAATAAAAGCGACTATCGTccgatagtttaaaaacagccgataGTCAATGctgatatatcctgtcaatcaaaagagaacaggaaatgctatgaatttgagctctgtttatagaaaatgtaaaaaaaacatcgccagtttaatgttcaatattaaagCCCACCtaacctagaaaatgcacttttaaatgtgtttctatcagAAAATGAGTCGGCAGTGTATGAACAGAAACTTCatgttattatacaaatccatctcttcttctttgtgtaatctcctttaaaccacaacagtcacacaaaacaggctgttggggatcccctatcaatgtgatgtcacattgattacccCCCATCCATGACCGCTCTCAGACTCCGCCTTATGAGCGTGTAGTTCAACCTTCTGCCAGAGACCCGTGTTTTGATGTAGTCTAAAGCACATGTGTAAGCGCTCTACCCCCTATTTTGCATACGGGGAGAGGAACAGAAGCTTTCTTgccatttaaagagacacacacaaaacattgtgtTTTATTGCAGCCACAAATGACCATGTTCAACATTGCATAATGAAAGATCTGttgtgtattttgagctaaaactttacagacacattctggggaatatttttatattgctgaaaacacctaCGTTAGGGGCCCtttaatggtcattatatgaatgaatgacattCAGAAAATTGAATCTTCTGAGTTTAGTTAGAGAAAGtaaatataaccaccaaactatcagCAGATATGAGTCTGAATAATTGGTGGTAAAAACGGTATTGTTGTAAGGTtttatatcggtgcatctctaagaATAAGTGGTACAGTAAAACAGTCTTTAACTCTTGCATCATGTTTGTACATTATGGGGTCGTTTACACATCAATGATGTCAGCTCTAAACGGTAAAATTTTTATGCGGTTtggctgtttgtttacatgacaATGGCATTTTTGGATCCTGAAAATGCTAACTTTTTGATCGTATTTGTCGCTCTGTAGAAAAATGCATACCGTattttttcggtctataagccgcagttttttcataacttggctggtgctgcgtcttatagtcaggtgcgccttgtaagtcagtatgaattaattttgacatttatgaggcaagagataagattaccgtctacagccgcgagagtccgccatatgctgcttctgtatttatgtaattcaatggattcagtgatgtggaatgacgagtctgcgaacttcacgctagttggcttgtttggttaatttagcctattcaaccttccagttaagttctgtatgctatggtttatcgtttaaataactgataatattactttctgtctgctattgtttagttgcataacttgcctttccagattaaatgtctgtttttcggcttggattttgtgaaaatatttaCTAAATAAACGTGACATATAGTCTACtttgacttatatatgttatttagtCTTAattacgcatttttgaatgatgcggcttatacttcGGTGCGGTTTATAGTCCAGAAAGTACGGTATGTGCGCAAGATCACAGTTTTTCTTTACAACAGGGGGAggaactaaatggcagtgccgtggttggatagtgcagattaaagggacattccactttttttaaaaatatgcttattttccagctcccctaaagttaaacatttgattaccgacagaaaattaaaagttgtgatattttaggcagatatgtctagggaCTATACTCGCAAACTGGGTAATAATCAGtaactttgctgccgtaacatggctgcagcagccgcaatgatattacgcactgcccgaaaatagtccccttctattgaaagtaaccaaggggactactttcgggcactgcataataacactacacctcctgcagccatgttacgacagcaaagtctttgattattacaccagaatgagagtatagttcctagccatatctgcctagaacatcacaacttttattttacatcggtcttagtacacaatgtaactacaaaaagggtcaagttttaaataggaaaaatatcgaaactctttggttattttttacagcgatgctaatgatctaatcagattcaatggattgtgctaagctatgctaaaagtgctagtgccagacccggaaatcagctgaatggattccaaaactgtaaaaatcaaatgtttaactctcgggaagctggaaaattaggatattttcaaatatccctttaaggggcgatattatccccttatgacatcacaaggggagccaaatttcaattacctattttttcacatgcttacagagaatggtttaccaaaactaagttactgggtttatctttttgtaaattttctaggttgatagacgcactggggacccaattatagcacttaaacatggaaaaagtcagattttcatgatatatccCCTTTCACAAAATAAGTAGTTGTATTGCTATTTTACACCGATCACAGGATTTGACAGAGGAGGACACGGGACAAAAGCCCAAAAAGAGACGATATCTTACACTAGATGATGAAAATGGGCGGATAATTACTGCCTGCTTCAAGGACCTTCAGAGAGAGTGTAAACTGCGCCACGCTTGGGCAAGAACCATACATACCTTTCAGGTATTAgattaaattttaattttgtaataACAGGGCTCcaaactaacttttttcactaggagcacagtggcccccaactgaaaattttaggggcgcaacgagaaaatttaggggcacatactgtaaatcaacatgctaaccaaatattcacatttctactaagtaatacactgtattactaataaatactttaatgaaagatgcagaaagtacaatgtgctgtttcaaattcagtgtcaaatcacaaaaaaaggtcaaatttactgggcgcacatgtgcaactggatgtaaaattcagtggcacactctcaaattttgtggcagtctggagccctgaataaTGTGCTGAAACAATCTACTTAACTATTAATTTGTTGCTGTTACCTTTCAGGGCTCAGAAGCAGAAACTATTGTGTACGTTCTTGGAGATTGCAAGGGTCAAAACTGGCAACATGTTTACACGGCTGTGACTCGGGGTCAGAAGCGCGTTTATGTGGTGGGTAAAGAGGTCGACATAATAAATGCCATCAAGAAACGGATCACTACTCGTAAGACGCGATTGTGCAGCCTTGTCAAGACAGCGGTCACCCCACCAGCCCCAGGTGCTGAAGAGACCCTGACTCAGTCAGGGATTAGTCAAAGTCCAGTGGTGACCCAAAATTTTGGACCTTCACAGTCCACACCAACTCTGCACACCCCCAGCTTCTCCCAGGCGTTCTGTAGCACCATCAGACCTTCATGCGTGGGACACCTCTACAAAAACATTGAAGCACCTGATACGTCATTAAAAGAGGACATGGCCTTCAGTCAAACATATTCTTGGTCACCCATGTACACTTGTGATGAGTCAACTACAACACAGAATGAAAATGTGTCTAAATTATCTGATTGTGTTGAAAATGCAGCATTAGGAGCGATCAGCTCTTCCCCAATTGAAAGCAGCAGGTCATCTAAACGCCTGGGGCTAGCAGACGACTGTAGCACACCGAAAAAACTAGCAAAGGTAACAgacagttttgaatgttgtaAAGTATATTTGTGGAAGTTAAGGTGGAATGTACAAAAACAATTGAATTTTGATGAAATTCGTTTGAATTTATGTTGAagattaagtaaaaaaagtgctattactgaaaatatgaaaattcttaTGCTGTGTACACACCGAACGTGAAGCATCGCATTCCTTGCTTTAGATTATTCGTGGGATCTAACTTCatgtcatgtgaattttttgcttgttgaatatttttaacttgcgcaaagacgcgtttgaggtgaaATAATGCAAATTGCGTTATTTGCATCGCCCCGCGCGCATCTGCGTccatttgcgtctttgcattgactttgtatgtaatctactcgcgaaAATCGTTGAATTTGTGCTTGGTGTGTACGTCCTGTTATTCTGCATGCACACAACTAGCGGAGCATAATCGTTCTTTGTACACACCAAATGTGAAGCATCGCATCcattgctctagattactcgtgggattttgCTTCgtgtcataataaataaataatttatattttcaacttgtgcgaagacgcgtttgaggtgaatagcacATGTTTTCGCTGCAATCGTACCGCCCAATTTGCGTAATTCACATCGCCCCACACGCATCCGcatctattcgcgtctttgcattgactttgtatgtaatcaactcacgcaaatcgttgaatttggTGTGTACGTCCCTTTATGCTGCATGCACACCTCTAGCGGAGCATTATCATTCTGTGTACACACCATATGCGAAGCATCGAGATTACTTGAGGGATTTTGCTTTGTGTCATGTAAATTCTTcattgaatatttttaacttgcggGAAGACGAATTTGAGGCGAATTTCGCATGTTTTTGCAGCAATTGCGACTCCCGATATGCATTATTCGCATTGCCTCGCACAAATTCGCTTCTATtcgtgtacacaccaaacgcgtcaCACCACACGCATCACATTCCTCGCtttagattactcgtgggatttaatgTGCGTCATTCCCATCGCCCCACAGGCATCTGcgtctattcgcgtctttgcattgactttgtatgtaatcttctCATGCAAATCGTTAAATTTGTGTTTGTCTTATGCTTCATGCACACCAGTTGCGGAGCATAATCGTTCTGTGTACAAACCAAATGCGAAGCATCGTGTTCCTTGCTCtagatcagtgtttcccaatcctggtcctcgaggcccccctcccagaaattTTTAGATGTctctttatttaacacacctgatttaagtcatcagcttgttagggagacatgtttaccatttttaaaggaggctgataagttgaatcaggtgttttaaataaggagacatctaaaactttctggcagggggcctcgaggaccaggattgggaaacactgctctagATGACTCGGGGGATTTTGGTTTGTGTTATGCAATGCTTCAATAAATATTTGTAACTTGCGCAAAGACGCATTTGAGGTGAATTTCGCATGTTTTCACAGCAATTGCGCCTCCCGATCGCGTTCCTTggtctagattactcgtgggatattccctttgtgtcatgcaaattctttatttttaacttgCACGAAaatagcctgggtttccccatgcagccttgcgcgcaaatttattcacgctgcaagtctagcatggaaactatggatctgttttgcccctgaaatagggaaccaatcacagaacggggaggaggcagcaagacgatgacgatgtctatgcgacacaccgattgGCTGTGAGCTAcatacagacgcatttgatagacatttgtagcgcccaataaacggctctgggcattcgtaaaccacggcTCAAATACGAGAATATGAacatgtggttcccagaccacgtctcattctctatgagattggtctggtgttagccaggctagcgcaaaaatgcatttaaggCAATTTTCGCATGTTTTCGTAGCGTTATTCGTATTGCCCCGCGCaagtacacaccaaacgcgaagcatcACATTCCTCGCTTTAGATTACTGACCGGATTTAACCTGATGTCAATCGAATTTGTTgcttgagttaaatattttcaatttgcgCGATGATGCGTTCGGGGCGAATAGTGTGTTTTTGTGCAATCGCACCACGCAATTCTCGTCATTCGCATCCCCCTGCGCGATGTTGAATTCGCGTtcggtgtgtacgccccattacaATGGAAGCTTGGGAACTTCCAGCAACACGAGCTACGCTAAGCGTCTGCGACAGAAAGTCCAGCTACGTTACAAAATTGGCGATGTGCATGTAGCATTACTGTGCTAAGGCTTGTGATTAAATAACATTCTGTAACCTCTTTCTTTAGCAAACCAATTCCGAAGAGTCTCCATCATGCAGCACGAGGATGAAGCTTCTCTCTATCGCAAGTCCCAGCCCAAAATCCCACGGCAGGCAGCTCTTCTCAGAAAGTTCTTCCGAGAAATGAACAGCCATAGCCTTTGCTACATACAAAAGATGAAAAAGCCAAACAGAATAGGTTGTGCTCGCATTTTCTTCAAAAGATATATTTCACATAATGTGGGTTTCCAAATAATTATGCATGTAGCTGCTTTAATAATTGTAAATTATGAATAATTTGATAGTTTTCAAAGAATAGAGTGTTCCGACATGTTATTTTGGTCTTTGCATtgaaacaacttgtaaaatctTTTATCGTTTTTTGTAAAATACTGCacagattttaaaaattagGTGCTCCAATCTACTGCATCCATTTATTTTCTACTGCTCAGCCATTTTTGCATCTAACAAATTGTAAATTGTGGTATAATAGAAAAATTGTAGATATATATTGTGGTTCTGTTCTTTAATTATTATCAAAGTCTAATGTCTAACTCAGATAAAGAATATCATTGTGTAAAACCACTCTGTTTAAGGTTGTATTTTACCCTGGCGTCTAAATAAATCTGGACATTTTTATCAcatgtacaaaagctgtcactggggcattattattttaaaaagtacatcgTTTGTACATATGAGGTCATTTTAATACCTCAAATTTATATTGGTACCTCCTCAGCTGTACAAAATGGTACATTTTAGGACCTATTAATTGGGTACCATCccaataaaagcatctgccctTTTTCTGACAGATTTGTACTGCAGATCTTAGCAGTGCTTTAACACTTTTGAATACAGTTTGCTATACGTACTTATATTTCTTGTTATGCATTATGATGTTTTTAAACTTTACACCTGTTATGGATGTTTATTACACTTATTATGTTGGTTAGATAAATGGTTGCAAA
The sequence above is a segment of the Misgurnus anguillicaudatus chromosome 1, ASM2758022v2, whole genome shotgun sequence genome. Coding sequences within it:
- the helb gene encoding DNA helicase B; the protein is MPQLSLNAATKVISGYILPEKRVVQSDQEDGSEEEDEEEERQPEFLDMNEMNSVSSGGQMFNFSVPASKEVDFIAGGIQYRVDGRFPLRDPWWWISCTVRQGQRKVFLKGFPSYSLRTDMTSKEGQSIVSQFLTACDAQPDFVNMFMDWLPKDRHVELGNVINALQDFETSKPEHKAIAEELKSRVNRSSAWKHVRVASMYPGIMKYLPTLLPAQFMAIINKEIMKRPPETQENSNSTQPAQQQQNNTDVLAKLEELIKTDVWKLGFNYIMYKELDLVRCEAKLDAFKLCDLFNTIPELQRNALLLYTHIKDYCRITGSTYIPQDMLEERMEHVLVWEAVHFLEELGVLKRERKKVILRNFFGYEKGIGECLKSLVDGKPWKIQLDVREVLSQAQRERLRAKACESDAKTSLPEPEHVDLADVQLGSSNVDHDGITMPCLSDSDSDSDQAVVDLDPDQVRAAEMMCDNPVTVISGKGGCGKTTVVSLVFKAAMQQQASDMEEVSKACKDFQNDSRNGMMLDQSMEEEDGMEGDGDDDEKPIEVLLSAPTGRAASLLTKRTSFTAYTMHQVLWSFMNRKKDEFGEPKDWKFSKVRVLVVDEGSLVSVQILHSLLNMLTKHAQLQKFILLGDVRQLPSIDPGNTLYDLFEGLRAVRWAIEMRTNHRAESELIVRNAGLISEMGKKKWYSPLEFDAIINMADPSTIPSDKRFIFVQICGEDYNTGLWNAIKFLLEKGPGLEDHKTSQFVAFRRKDCQLINELCCTHYSSHVTKTHKNTLDFRVGDKVCCTKNGYISEKDSKTTQNDSLLDAAGASHHGSQSSRNTLEASFNATGSSRNISESQKNDKSEVKKERLCNGEIFFIKEDLTEEDTGQKPKKRRYLTLDDENGRIITACFKDLQRECKLRHAWARTIHTFQGSEAETIVYVLGDCKGQNWQHVYTAVTRGQKRVYVVGKEVDIINAIKKRITTRKTRLCSLVKTAVTPPAPGAEETLTQSGISQSPVVTQNFGPSQSTPTLHTPSFSQAFCSTIRPSCVGHLYKNIEAPDTSLKEDMAFSQTYSWSPMYTCDESTTTQNENVSKLSDCVENAALGAISSSPIESSRSSKRLGLADDCSTPKKLAKQTNSEESPSCSTRMKLLSIASPSPKSHGRQLFSESSSEK